A window from Streptomyces sp. NBC_00271 encodes these proteins:
- a CDS encoding zinc-binding dehydrogenase, whose translation MRAVQAKEFGGPEVLVPVELPDPVPGPGEVVIDVAYVDTIFVETQVRAGWGREWFQVAPPYVPGGGVSGVVGALGAGVPAEWLGRRVTSYVTGGYAERAVAAVSALTVVPDGLDLRDAAALVHDGVTAGGLLDLTAVGPGDRVLILGASGGMGTLLVQLAHGREARVVAVARGDAKLALVRDLGADDVVDATRDDWVSAARKALGGAVEGADIVLDGVGGGLGASALPLTVDGGRFSAHGAASGGFSPLDTEEATRRRIKVFGIADVQFNPTDLRRFTSDAYAEAAARRLRPVIGEVFPLERAAQAHAAIEGRGLVGKVVLEV comes from the coding sequence ATGCGAGCAGTGCAGGCGAAGGAGTTCGGCGGGCCCGAGGTCCTCGTCCCCGTGGAGCTTCCCGATCCGGTTCCGGGGCCGGGCGAGGTCGTGATCGACGTGGCGTACGTGGACACGATCTTCGTGGAGACGCAGGTGCGGGCGGGGTGGGGGCGGGAATGGTTCCAGGTGGCTCCGCCGTACGTCCCCGGGGGCGGCGTGTCCGGTGTCGTCGGCGCCCTGGGTGCGGGCGTTCCCGCCGAGTGGCTGGGGCGCCGGGTCACGTCCTATGTCACGGGCGGCTATGCGGAGCGGGCCGTGGCGGCGGTGTCGGCGCTGACGGTGGTACCCGACGGCCTGGACCTGCGCGACGCGGCGGCCCTGGTGCACGACGGCGTCACCGCGGGCGGCCTGCTCGACCTGACCGCCGTGGGCCCCGGCGACCGCGTACTGATCCTCGGCGCCTCGGGCGGCATGGGCACGCTGCTCGTCCAACTGGCCCACGGGCGTGAGGCGCGGGTGGTCGCAGTGGCCCGCGGGGACGCCAAACTCGCCCTGGTACGGGACCTCGGGGCGGACGACGTGGTGGACGCCACCCGGGACGATTGGGTGTCCGCCGCCCGCAAGGCGCTCGGCGGGGCCGTCGAGGGGGCGGACATCGTCCTGGACGGTGTGGGCGGCGGCCTGGGGGCCTCGGCCCTGCCCCTGACGGTCGACGGCGGCCGGTTCTCCGCCCACGGGGCGGCGTCGGGCGGCTTCTCTCCCCTCGACACGGAGGAGGCCACCCGCCGGAGGATCAAGGTCTTCGGCATCGCCGACGTCCAGTTCAACCCCACCGACCTGCGCCGCTTCACCTCCGACGCCTACGCCGAGGCCGCGGCGCGGCGGCTGCGGCCGGTGATCGGGGAGGTGTTCCCACTGGAACGGGCGGCTCAGGCCCATGCGGCCATTGAGGGGCGGGGGTTGGTGGGGAAGGTGGTATTGGAGGTGTGA
- the rox gene encoding rifampin monooxygenase codes for MIDVIVVGGGPTGLMLAGELRLHGVHVVVLDKLTEPTKESRGRGLHTRSVEMMDQRGLLDRFLAVSEKFQVGGFFGGILKPWPDRLDTAHPYGLSTLQPATERLLNERAVELGAEIRRGCEVVGLSQSDDGSGSGAGSGAGVTVELADGTHLRSRYLVGCDGGRSVVRKELGVAFPGEPAKVETLLGDMEMTEDQATVAAVVEEVRKTHLRFGTIPNGDGTYRVIVPAEGVSEDRTTAPTFEEFTQRLRAVAGTDFGVHSPRRLSRFGDATRQAERYRVGRVLLAGDAAHIHPPTGGQGLNLGVQDAFNLGWKLAAEVNGWAPEGLLDSYHAERHPVGARVLDNTRAQITLLGTDPGATALRELLSKLMDFEEVNRYVTGMITAVGVRYDFGEGHELLGRRMRDVGLKRGRLYELMHGGRGLLLDQTGRLSVAGWADRVDHVVDVSEELDAPAVLLRPDGHVAWVGEDQRDLVGRLPKWFGAAAG; via the coding sequence ATGATTGACGTGATCGTGGTCGGCGGCGGACCGACCGGCTTGATGCTGGCCGGCGAGTTGCGGCTGCACGGCGTGCACGTGGTCGTACTGGACAAGTTGACCGAGCCGACCAAGGAGTCCCGCGGGCGCGGCCTGCACACGCGCAGCGTCGAGATGATGGATCAGCGCGGTCTGCTGGACCGGTTCCTCGCGGTCAGTGAGAAGTTCCAGGTCGGCGGCTTCTTCGGCGGCATCCTCAAGCCGTGGCCGGACAGGTTGGACACGGCTCACCCGTACGGTCTCTCCACCCTGCAGCCGGCCACCGAGCGGCTGCTCAACGAGCGTGCCGTCGAACTCGGCGCCGAGATCCGGCGCGGCTGCGAAGTGGTCGGGCTGAGTCAATCCGACGACGGGTCCGGGTCCGGGGCCGGGTCTGGGGCCGGGGTGACCGTCGAGCTGGCGGACGGCACGCACCTGCGCTCGCGCTACCTCGTCGGGTGCGACGGCGGCCGCAGTGTGGTGCGCAAGGAGCTCGGCGTCGCTTTCCCCGGTGAGCCCGCCAAGGTCGAGACGCTACTGGGCGACATGGAGATGACCGAGGATCAGGCGACGGTCGCCGCCGTCGTCGAGGAAGTCCGCAAGACCCACCTGCGGTTCGGCACCATCCCCAACGGGGACGGGACGTACCGCGTCATCGTGCCCGCCGAGGGCGTGTCCGAGGACCGCACGACCGCGCCGACCTTCGAGGAGTTCACACAGCGGCTGCGGGCCGTCGCGGGCACCGACTTCGGCGTGCACTCGCCGCGCCGGCTGTCCCGGTTCGGCGACGCCACCCGGCAGGCCGAGCGCTACCGGGTCGGCAGGGTGCTGCTGGCCGGCGACGCGGCGCACATCCACCCGCCGACCGGCGGGCAGGGGCTCAACCTCGGCGTGCAGGACGCGTTCAACCTCGGCTGGAAGCTGGCCGCCGAGGTCAACGGCTGGGCACCTGAGGGGCTCCTCGACAGCTACCACGCCGAACGGCACCCGGTGGGCGCCCGCGTGCTGGACAACACCCGCGCGCAGATCACGCTGCTGGGGACCGATCCGGGTGCGACCGCGCTGCGGGAGCTGTTGTCGAAGCTGATGGACTTCGAGGAGGTGAACCGGTACGTGACCGGGATGATCACCGCGGTCGGGGTCCGCTACGACTTCGGCGAGGGCCATGAACTGCTCGGCCGGCGGATGCGGGACGTGGGGCTGAAGCGGGGGCGCCTTTATGAGCTGATGCACGGCGGCCGCGGGCTGCTGCTCGACCAGACGGGCCGGCTCTCGGTGGCGGGCTGGGCGGACCGGGTCGACCACGTCGTCGACGTCAGCGAGGAACTGGACGCGCCCGCGGTGCTGCTGCGGCCGGACGGCCATGTGGCGTGGGTCGGTGAAGACCAGCGGGATCTGGTCGGCCGGCTGCCCAAGTGGTTCGGCGCCGCCGCCGGCTGA
- a CDS encoding GntR family transcriptional regulator, with protein sequence MSGERGEGGGTEFQRILETLRTRIADGTYAIDSHLPAQRELAEELGVSRDTVQRVLRELNNEGWIKSRQGSGSRVVKSPTHLGNPKQEVPRVRATLGTFVARAFAQPTVRLDVFTLTSESLDAHIRLQAEHIRLKEIAPERIELRILLPSESLDLPYPRRKKSGEDQPAQPEPDQSGRLQDRLRAITLRHTISLCAALRDLQTEGLVPSVRVEIRHVPLTPAFKLYLRPGVEALFGPYQVVERPILLDDGVEVEATDVLGLGSTLTRHVNDEGDPDSSGSVFMESMQAWFDSCWHLLAETS encoded by the coding sequence GTGAGCGGAGAACGCGGCGAGGGAGGCGGTACGGAGTTCCAGCGCATCCTGGAGACGCTGCGAACCCGTATCGCCGACGGCACGTACGCGATCGACTCCCACTTGCCCGCGCAGCGTGAGCTCGCCGAGGAACTCGGGGTCTCCCGCGACACCGTGCAGCGTGTACTGCGAGAGCTGAACAACGAAGGCTGGATCAAGTCCCGTCAGGGCAGCGGATCGCGGGTCGTGAAGAGCCCGACCCACCTGGGCAACCCGAAGCAGGAAGTGCCCCGGGTGCGCGCGACTCTGGGCACCTTCGTCGCACGGGCCTTCGCCCAGCCGACCGTACGACTGGACGTGTTCACCCTCACCTCGGAGTCCCTGGACGCCCATATCCGACTCCAGGCCGAGCACATCCGGCTCAAGGAGATCGCCCCCGAGCGCATCGAGCTGCGCATACTGCTGCCCTCGGAGTCGCTGGACCTTCCCTATCCGCGTAGGAAGAAGTCGGGTGAGGACCAGCCCGCGCAGCCGGAACCCGACCAATCGGGCCGGTTGCAGGACCGGCTCCGTGCCATCACCCTGCGGCATACGATTTCGTTGTGTGCCGCTCTGCGCGATCTGCAGACGGAGGGTCTGGTGCCCTCCGTGCGGGTGGAGATCCGGCATGTACCACTGACACCGGCGTTCAAGCTGTATCTGCGCCCGGGCGTCGAGGCGCTGTTCGGTCCGTATCAGGTGGTGGAGCGGCCCATCCTGCTGGACGACGGCGTGGAGGTCGAAGCCACGGATGTCCTCGGTCTCGGGTCGACCCTGACCCGTCACGTCAACGACGAGGGCGATCCGGACTCCTCCGGGTCTGTGTTCATGGAGAGCATGCAGGCCTGGTTCGACTCCTGCTGGCATCTCCTCGCGGAGACGTCCTGA
- a CDS encoding TetR family transcriptional regulator — protein sequence MGEIGLRERKKQRMYQAVSDIAIGLFLEKGFDAVSVAEVAAAAEISKPTLFRYFPTKEDLVLHRFADHEDEPARVAAGGPSPLTALRRHFLDGLERRDPVTGLNDAPQVLAYHRLLYGTPSLAAGMFRYLERSEAALAGALGGDLGARLAAGQIIAVQRVLALENWRRIADGEAVEQVRPDAVAAAEEAFAQLAAGLPRYA from the coding sequence ATGGGTGAGATCGGACTGCGCGAGCGCAAGAAGCAGCGGATGTACCAGGCTGTCTCCGATATCGCGATCGGACTCTTCCTGGAGAAGGGGTTCGACGCCGTGTCCGTCGCGGAGGTGGCCGCCGCCGCCGAGATCTCCAAGCCGACGCTCTTCCGGTACTTCCCGACCAAGGAGGACCTGGTCCTGCACCGGTTCGCCGATCACGAGGACGAACCCGCGCGCGTGGCCGCAGGCGGGCCGTCCCCGTTGACGGCGCTGCGCCGGCACTTCCTCGACGGGCTGGAGCGCCGCGACCCCGTCACCGGCCTCAACGACGCTCCGCAGGTCCTGGCCTATCACCGTCTCCTCTACGGGACGCCCTCCCTGGCCGCCGGGATGTTCCGCTACCTGGAGCGGTCCGAAGCCGCGCTCGCCGGGGCGCTCGGCGGCGACCTCGGCGCCCGGCTCGCCGCCGGACAGATCATCGCCGTACAGCGCGTCCTCGCCCTGGAGAACTGGCGGCGGATCGCCGACGGTGAGGCTGTCGAGCAGGTGCGGCCCGACGCGGTCGCCGCGGCCGAGGAGGCGTTCGCGCAGCTGGCGGCCGGTCTTCCGCGCTATGCGTAG
- a CDS encoding HelD family protein, whose amino-acid sequence MTSTDPALARSLTHERAHHDACRAGLAAMVDGAEEQVVTGEDVSASGADAEVLGRQLRGQARDLRELPEGPLFFGKLDFGPGGGEHAGQSYHIGRLRITEHPAAPPLVVDWRAPVSRAFYQASAHDPQGVAVRRRFGWAPGSKGDSADLTGLEDEHIGGSRPDRGHEGTSAPESRILTGEIERPRVGPMRDIAATIQPEQDHLVRGDLATSVCVQGAPGTGKTAVGLHRAAYLLYTHPQRIRRGGLLILGPNPTFLAYIAEVLPALGESGVRQSTLGDEIARHPVTARDDERAAAVKHDARMAEVLRRALYGNIGTYADPLVVPDGSYRWRVSAEELNRIVDGVRAEEPPYAIGRERVRTRAVRRLREQAEWRAGPQTNAWARKVSGSRPVGAYVDAVWPRMRPEEVLARLLTDAEALADAADGLLDADEQKAILWAKPPRSYKSARWSAADLVLLDEVAGLVEHPEGYGHVVVDEAQDLSPMECRAIARRAPFGSLTVLGDLAQGTTPWAAREWGELLGHLGKPDAAVVPLTIGFRVPEAVVGLANRLLARLDVRVPPARSLRRDGELTVRAVPDARDVLPATVDAVRGALAHEGSIGVIAADPDIGRVREVLRAAGVEAAGPEELGARVAVVPATLAKGLEYDHVVAVEPAAVAEAEARGLHRLYVVLTRAVSRLEVVHARPLPW is encoded by the coding sequence GTGACGTCAACCGACCCCGCCCTCGCCCGCTCCCTCACCCATGAACGCGCCCACCACGACGCCTGCCGGGCCGGCCTCGCCGCGATGGTCGACGGCGCCGAGGAGCAGGTCGTCACCGGCGAGGACGTCTCCGCCTCCGGTGCCGACGCCGAGGTGCTCGGCCGGCAGCTGCGCGGCCAGGCCAGGGATCTGCGCGAACTGCCCGAAGGCCCGCTGTTCTTCGGCAAGCTGGACTTCGGCCCCGGCGGTGGTGAACACGCCGGGCAGAGCTACCACATCGGCCGCCTGCGCATCACCGAACACCCCGCCGCCCCACCCCTCGTCGTCGACTGGCGCGCCCCCGTCTCACGCGCCTTCTACCAGGCGAGTGCCCACGACCCCCAGGGCGTGGCCGTGCGCCGGCGCTTCGGCTGGGCGCCGGGGAGCAAGGGGGACTCGGCGGACCTCACCGGCCTGGAGGACGAACACATCGGAGGGAGCCGACCGGATCGGGGCCATGAAGGCACCTCGGCTCCGGAGAGCCGCATTCTCACGGGGGAGATCGAACGCCCCCGTGTCGGCCCCATGAGGGACATCGCCGCGACCATCCAACCCGAGCAGGACCACCTCGTCCGCGGAGACCTCGCCACGTCCGTGTGCGTACAGGGCGCCCCCGGCACCGGCAAGACGGCCGTCGGCCTGCACCGGGCCGCGTACCTCCTCTACACCCACCCCCAGCGCATCCGCCGCGGTGGACTGCTGATCCTCGGCCCCAACCCCACCTTCCTCGCGTACATCGCCGAGGTGCTGCCCGCCCTCGGCGAGAGCGGCGTACGGCAGTCGACGCTCGGGGACGAGATCGCCCGTCACCCCGTCACGGCGCGCGACGACGAGCGCGCCGCCGCCGTCAAACACGACGCACGGATGGCGGAGGTCCTGCGCCGGGCCCTGTACGGGAACATCGGCACGTACGCCGACCCGCTCGTCGTGCCGGACGGTTCGTACCGGTGGCGGGTGTCGGCCGAGGAACTGAACCGCATCGTGGACGGCGTACGGGCGGAAGAACCCCCGTACGCCATCGGGCGTGAGCGGGTACGGACGCGGGCCGTGCGGCGTCTGCGGGAACAGGCCGAATGGCGCGCCGGACCCCAGACGAACGCCTGGGCGCGGAAGGTCTCCGGGTCCCGGCCGGTCGGCGCCTACGTCGACGCGGTCTGGCCCCGGATGCGGCCCGAGGAGGTCCTCGCCCGGCTCCTCACCGACGCCGAGGCGCTGGCCGACGCGGCGGACGGGCTGCTGGACGCCGACGAACAGAAGGCGATCCTGTGGGCGAAGCCGCCCCGCTCGTACAAGTCGGCCCGGTGGTCGGCCGCCGACCTCGTCCTTCTCGACGAGGTCGCCGGGCTGGTCGAACACCCTGAAGGCTACGGCCACGTGGTCGTCGACGAGGCGCAGGACCTGTCACCGATGGAGTGCCGGGCGATCGCGCGCCGGGCCCCCTTCGGGTCGCTCACGGTGCTCGGGGATCTCGCCCAGGGCACGACGCCCTGGGCGGCCCGGGAGTGGGGCGAGCTGCTCGGGCATCTCGGGAAGCCGGATGCGGCCGTGGTGCCGCTGACGATCGGGTTCCGGGTGCCGGAAGCCGTCGTCGGGCTCGCCAACCGGCTGCTGGCACGACTCGACGTGCGCGTACCGCCGGCTCGGTCACTGCGCCGCGACGGGGAGTTGACGGTCCGCGCGGTTCCCGACGCACGGGACGTACTGCCCGCCACCGTCGACGCGGTGCGCGGCGCGCTCGCGCACGAGGGGTCCATCGGCGTCATCGCGGCCGACCCGGACATCGGGCGGGTGCGCGAGGTGCTGCGCGCCGCCGGGGTCGAGGCCGCGGGGCCCGAGGAACTGGGCGCACGCGTCGCGGTGGTGCCCGCCACCCTCGCCAAGGGGCTCGAGTACGACCATGTGGTGGCCGTCGAACCGGCGGCCGTCGCCGAGGCGGAGGCTCGGGGCCTGCACCGGCTGTACGTGGTGCTCACCCGGGCCGTGTCGCGGCTGGAGGTCGTACACGCGCGGCCCCTGCCCTGGTGA
- a CDS encoding nitroreductase/quinone reductase family protein, translating into MPNPFNQKVIEEFRARHGKVGGYFEGARLLLLTTTGARTGTPHTTPVGYYPDDGDRVIVIASAGGAHRHPDWYRNLVAHPRARVESGVFTYDAEAVVLEGAERDRLFARAVEADQGWAEYQAKTDRVIPVVALREIPRDGPPQVNAGSTGEALRVIHDAFRRELALIREEFAASGSSLGAQLRVNCLSLCRGLHRHHTGEDLGLFRALADGNPGLTPVLDRLRVEHERIAELIEELRRVVGERPADPTRVLPEVVRLTQELEAHLAYEEEQLIPALEAVTTP; encoded by the coding sequence ATGCCCAACCCCTTCAATCAGAAAGTCATCGAAGAGTTCCGCGCCCGCCACGGGAAAGTCGGCGGATATTTCGAGGGAGCCCGGCTCCTTCTGCTCACCACCACCGGCGCCCGCACCGGAACCCCGCACACCACCCCCGTCGGCTACTACCCCGACGACGGCGACCGCGTCATCGTCATCGCCTCCGCCGGGGGCGCGCACCGGCACCCGGACTGGTACCGCAACCTCGTCGCCCATCCGCGCGCGCGGGTCGAGAGCGGCGTCTTCACCTACGACGCCGAGGCCGTCGTCCTCGAGGGCGCCGAGCGCGACCGGCTCTTCGCCCGCGCGGTGGAGGCCGACCAGGGATGGGCGGAGTACCAGGCGAAGACGGACCGGGTGATCCCCGTCGTCGCGCTCCGCGAGATCCCGCGGGACGGCCCACCGCAGGTCAACGCGGGCTCGACGGGCGAGGCGCTGAGGGTCATCCACGACGCCTTCCGGCGCGAACTGGCTCTCATCCGCGAGGAGTTCGCCGCCTCGGGCAGTTCCCTCGGCGCCCAGCTCCGGGTCAACTGCCTCTCCCTCTGCCGGGGCCTGCACCGGCACCACACCGGCGAGGACCTCGGTCTCTTCCGTGCCCTCGCCGACGGCAACCCCGGCCTCACCCCGGTCCTGGACCGGCTGCGCGTCGAGCACGAGCGGATCGCGGAGCTGATCGAGGAGTTGCGCCGGGTGGTCGGCGAGCGGCCCGCGGACCCGACCCGCGTACTCCCCGAGGTGGTGCGTCTGACGCAGGAGCTGGAAGCCCATCTCGCCTACGAGGAGGAACAGCTGATCCCGGCCCTGGAGGCAGTGACCACCCCCTGA
- a CDS encoding HAD family hydrolase, translating into MVRRPLGNHHHGPDTLLVTSDTAQTEPVAAETENLREVIERARFVLFDFDGPICRLFAGHSAEDVAKDLVEWLERQGLRGLLTEEEQVHPDPMVVLYAVHRRHPHSDLVSELEERLTQQELKAVPSAWPTAYADPLIRTWSAVGARLAIATNNSARTATGYLASRDLTNCFAPNIYGRGQDLHHLKPDPHCLNRALNGLGAAPAAALMIGDAPSDYEAARRAGVPFLGYAHTAYKEKLLREAGAEDVVGSLEPVLRVLRGQA; encoded by the coding sequence GTGGTTCGACGCCCTCTGGGAAACCATCACCACGGACCTGACACTCTCCTAGTGACTTCTGATACGGCGCAGACTGAACCTGTGGCAGCAGAGACCGAGAACTTGCGGGAAGTGATCGAACGCGCTCGCTTTGTGCTCTTCGACTTCGACGGGCCGATCTGTCGGCTGTTCGCGGGGCACTCCGCGGAGGACGTGGCGAAGGACCTGGTGGAGTGGCTGGAGCGGCAGGGGCTGCGGGGGCTGCTCACCGAGGAGGAACAGGTCCACCCGGACCCGATGGTCGTCCTCTACGCCGTCCACCGCCGCCATCCGCACAGCGATCTGGTGAGCGAGCTGGAGGAACGTCTCACCCAGCAGGAACTCAAGGCGGTGCCGTCCGCCTGGCCCACCGCGTACGCGGACCCGCTGATCCGGACCTGGAGCGCCGTCGGCGCACGGCTGGCCATCGCGACCAACAACTCGGCCCGCACGGCCACCGGTTACCTCGCGAGCCGGGATCTCACCAACTGCTTCGCCCCCAACATCTACGGCCGGGGCCAGGACCTGCACCACCTCAAGCCGGACCCGCACTGCCTCAACCGCGCCCTGAACGGCCTGGGCGCGGCCCCCGCCGCCGCCCTGATGATCGGCGACGCCCCCTCGGACTACGAGGCCGCCCGCCGGGCCGGCGTCCCCTTCCTCGGCTACGCCCACACCGCCTACAAGGAGAAGCTCCTGCGCGAAGCGGGCGCCGAGGACGTGGTGGGCTCACTGGAGCCGGTGCTGAGGGTGCTTCGGGGGCAGGCGTGA
- a CDS encoding helix-turn-helix domain-containing protein, translating into MASLNVGNLGEYLREQRRNAQLSLRQLADAAGVSNPYLSQIERGLRKPSAEVLQQVAKALRISAETLYVRAGILDAERDRDEVETRAVILADPTLNERQKQVLLQVYESFRKENGFEITPDLAQGMAQNVTQDMGQDEAQGMAEHISGTQQAPDTAVRGPRTADGSDADPQQTAS; encoded by the coding sequence ATGGCATCACTCAACGTCGGCAATCTCGGTGAGTACCTGCGCGAGCAGCGGCGCAACGCGCAGCTGTCGCTGCGGCAGCTCGCCGACGCCGCCGGGGTGTCCAACCCGTATCTGAGCCAGATCGAGCGCGGGCTGCGCAAGCCGAGCGCGGAGGTGTTGCAGCAGGTCGCGAAGGCGCTGCGGATCTCCGCCGAGACGCTGTACGTGCGTGCCGGCATCCTCGACGCCGAGCGGGACCGGGACGAGGTGGAGACACGTGCCGTCATCCTCGCCGATCCCACGCTGAACGAGCGGCAGAAGCAGGTGCTGCTCCAGGTCTACGAGTCCTTCCGCAAGGAGAACGGATTCGAGATCACGCCGGACCTGGCCCAGGGCATGGCCCAGAACGTGACCCAGGACATGGGGCAGGACGAGGCACAGGGCATGGCAGAGCACATATCGGGCACCCAGCAAGCGCCGGACACCGCCGTCCGGGGCCCCCGCACGGCCGACGGCAGCGATGCCGACCCGCAGCAGACCGCCAGTTGA
- a CDS encoding phosphotransferase, protein MGVPSLPGLSGPPALESAADTAYEDFVRYARAFGSFGRGHHNRNYMVRPFTENDSRLVACDDRAPVTVRERIASVVPVVIRTWQDEAEILNTIWRVLPHVPRCLVKRGDVTILSYVEGVPLSRICPNGKPVDSSLILALVDLLADMTQVRRQHLPPLPASWPRSSRDSRGFLRALASAADEQIRRRNWDDFGGLFAMLGIPEDAMVRFAERVPALISRPFSLLHTDLHRDNVIVSYDGDPPLICVDWELASYGDPLHDLATHLVRMKYPDHQWPEVVEAWREVMGRRRPKAVHGLDRDLKHYLAFERAQSVYPDVMRAATSLRGSFDQRELEAATQEVHRALRLAEEPLRLASVPDAAEIERILFRWNESHASRDHPNGPISQIVWEPDDRVQPHPRFPAPVVSRALFEEGAASAERVFKGTAHLNTAVRVPGYPLPVMVRRKIGTANARERRFLNEHAVLGAIERSNVSVRAPRVLALGTSGLREQFTIQSYEGPADGFRPPDHPTDGLRPHEADDLVDQLAALTLVAYETLDPEAARLNFYRELQGELVRMVTELPPATRDLMRELGLPNGGRLGEILGRHTLVPRRPVLLHGDLNPWNLVRRESGGLTLIDWEMAMVGDPLYDLVRHIHLTPTRPEIRERLFSRWARLLPEDCTKGWREDWRVYRWMEVVRSAYVDLDRLVTGDSLDAPNVRRAVDAYAMTLAGATAALGLPDKSTANPYLARALPRGDHGGQRTAEHFADA, encoded by the coding sequence GTGGGTGTTCCGTCGCTGCCCGGCCTGTCCGGCCCGCCGGCTCTGGAAAGTGCGGCGGACACGGCGTACGAGGACTTCGTGCGCTACGCCAGGGCATTCGGGTCGTTCGGCCGCGGTCACCACAACCGGAACTACATGGTGCGTCCCTTCACGGAGAACGACTCCCGTCTCGTGGCGTGCGACGACCGTGCGCCGGTGACCGTGCGGGAACGTATTGCCTCGGTCGTGCCCGTGGTCATCAGAACCTGGCAGGACGAGGCGGAGATCCTCAACACGATCTGGCGCGTGCTGCCGCACGTTCCGCGGTGCCTGGTCAAGCGCGGTGACGTGACCATCCTCAGCTATGTCGAGGGCGTGCCGCTGTCGCGCATCTGCCCCAACGGCAAGCCGGTGGACTCCAGCCTGATCCTCGCGCTGGTGGATCTTCTCGCGGACATGACGCAGGTTCGCAGGCAGCATCTCCCTCCGCTGCCGGCGTCCTGGCCACGCTCCAGCAGGGACAGCAGAGGCTTTCTGCGGGCGTTGGCATCAGCGGCCGATGAACAGATCCGCCGACGCAACTGGGACGATTTCGGCGGGCTGTTCGCGATGCTGGGCATCCCCGAGGACGCGATGGTGCGGTTCGCGGAACGCGTGCCGGCGCTCATCAGCCGCCCCTTCAGCCTGCTCCACACGGACCTGCACCGGGACAACGTCATCGTGTCGTACGACGGTGACCCGCCCCTGATCTGCGTCGACTGGGAGCTGGCCAGCTACGGCGATCCGCTGCACGACCTCGCGACGCACCTCGTGCGCATGAAGTACCCCGACCACCAGTGGCCCGAGGTGGTCGAGGCATGGCGTGAGGTCATGGGCCGACGGCGGCCCAAGGCCGTACACGGTCTGGACCGGGACCTGAAGCACTACCTGGCCTTCGAGCGCGCCCAGTCCGTCTACCCGGATGTGATGAGAGCCGCCACGTCGCTTCGTGGCTCCTTCGACCAGCGGGAACTCGAAGCGGCGACGCAGGAGGTGCACCGGGCCCTGAGGCTGGCCGAGGAACCGCTGCGGCTCGCGAGCGTGCCGGATGCAGCCGAGATCGAGCGCATTCTCTTCCGGTGGAACGAGTCCCACGCGAGCCGAGATCACCCGAACGGTCCGATCTCACAGATCGTCTGGGAACCCGACGACCGGGTCCAGCCGCATCCACGGTTTCCCGCGCCCGTCGTGAGCAGGGCCCTCTTCGAGGAGGGGGCCGCATCCGCGGAACGTGTGTTCAAGGGAACGGCCCATCTCAATACGGCGGTACGGGTGCCGGGATACCCCCTTCCCGTCATGGTTCGCCGGAAGATCGGCACGGCGAACGCCCGGGAGCGCCGGTTCCTCAACGAGCATGCCGTTCTGGGCGCCATCGAGCGGTCAAACGTTTCCGTACGCGCCCCGCGCGTGCTGGCCCTGGGTACCAGCGGCCTGCGGGAGCAGTTCACCATCCAGTCCTACGAAGGTCCGGCGGACGGGTTCCGCCCACCGGACCACCCCACCGACGGGCTCCGGCCGCACGAGGCGGACGATCTCGTGGATCAGCTCGCGGCGCTGACCCTCGTCGCCTACGAGACGCTGGATCCGGAAGCGGCGCGGTTGAATTTCTACCGGGAGCTTCAAGGCGAACTGGTCCGCATGGTGACCGAGCTCCCCCCGGCGACCCGAGATCTGATGCGAGAACTGGGACTCCCCAACGGAGGCCGTCTCGGTGAGATCCTCGGTCGCCACACCCTGGTCCCGCGCCGCCCCGTGCTCCTGCACGGCGATCTCAACCCCTGGAACCTCGTGCGCCGTGAGAGTGGCGGTCTGACCCTCATCGACTGGGAGATGGCGATGGTCGGTGACCCGCTGTACGACCTGGTCCGCCACATACACCTCACCCCCACGCGTCCGGAGATCCGTGAGCGCCTCTTCTCCCGCTGGGCCCGTCTGCTGCCCGAGGACTGCACGAAGGGCTGGCGTGAGGACTGGCGTGTCTACCGGTGGATGGAAGTCGTCCGCTCGGCCTACGTGGACCTCGACCGCCTCGTGACCGGCGACAGTCTGGACGCCCCCAACGTCCGCCGTGCGGTGGACGCCTACGCGATGACCCTGGCCGGCGCCACGGCCGCGCTGGGACTCCCGGACAAATCGACCGCGAATCCCTATCTTGCCCGCGCGCTGCCACGGGGAGACCACGGGGGCCAACGAACAGCCGAGCACTTCGCGGACGCCTGA